In Amycolatopsis endophytica, the following are encoded in one genomic region:
- a CDS encoding four-carbon acid sugar kinase family protein: protein MTTAPLPPVRRVTAADVRAALAGARRVVFLDDDPTGTQTVRDLPVLTRWTVEDVRWALRQDTAGFFVLTNTRSLAPADAAARDREVVTACLRAAEGEGAGLVFASRSDSTLRGHFPLETDVIGEVLAQHGDTVDAVVLAPAFTDAGRVTLGGTHYLRSADGLTPVADTEFAKDATFGFTSSRLADWVTEKSAGRIPAADVTELTLDDIRGGTTQSLCDRLNGVVVLDTAEDDDLRAGVLAILAAEEAGKTLVYRVGPSFVRARTGQDATPPIEDDTLATLLRPDAHGLVVVGSHVGLTSRQLARLGERRHFAHVELDVPAILDDAEDHIHDAVARAVEALGSDLVVLSTSRKLVAGADEAESLDIARRVSAALTTTARRIVQARRPAFVVAKGGITSSDVATVSLGIDRAWVRGSMLPGIVSLWEPVSGPARGLPYVVFAGNVGDENSLADVIDRLEAL from the coding sequence GTGACCACCGCGCCTCTGCCCCCGGTGCGCAGGGTGACCGCCGCCGATGTGCGCGCGGCACTCGCGGGCGCGCGCCGCGTCGTGTTCCTCGACGACGACCCCACCGGTACCCAGACCGTGCGCGACCTGCCGGTGCTGACGCGGTGGACAGTCGAGGACGTGCGCTGGGCCCTGCGCCAGGACACCGCCGGATTCTTCGTGCTCACCAACACCCGCAGCCTCGCCCCGGCCGACGCCGCGGCGCGCGACCGGGAAGTCGTGACAGCCTGTCTGCGAGCCGCCGAAGGAGAAGGCGCCGGGCTGGTCTTCGCCAGCCGCAGCGACTCCACCCTGCGCGGCCACTTCCCGCTGGAAACCGACGTCATCGGCGAGGTGCTCGCCCAACACGGGGACACCGTGGACGCCGTCGTGCTCGCGCCCGCCTTCACCGACGCCGGACGGGTGACGCTCGGCGGGACGCACTACCTGCGCTCCGCCGACGGCCTGACCCCGGTCGCCGACACCGAGTTCGCGAAGGACGCCACGTTCGGCTTCACCTCCTCCCGTCTGGCCGACTGGGTGACCGAGAAGAGCGCCGGCCGCATCCCCGCCGCGGATGTCACCGAACTGACCCTCGACGACATCCGGGGCGGCACCACGCAGAGCCTGTGCGACCGGCTCAACGGCGTCGTCGTTCTCGACACCGCCGAAGACGACGACCTCCGCGCCGGGGTGCTGGCGATCCTGGCCGCTGAGGAAGCCGGGAAGACACTGGTCTATCGCGTCGGGCCGTCGTTCGTCCGGGCCCGCACCGGACAGGACGCCACACCACCGATCGAGGACGACACCCTCGCCACGCTCCTCCGGCCGGACGCGCACGGACTGGTCGTCGTCGGCTCGCACGTCGGGCTCACCAGCAGGCAACTCGCCAGGCTCGGCGAGCGCCGCCACTTCGCCCACGTCGAACTGGACGTCCCGGCCATCCTCGACGACGCCGAGGACCACATCCACGACGCCGTGGCGCGGGCGGTCGAGGCGCTCGGGAGCGACCTGGTCGTGCTGAGCACGTCCCGCAAGTTGGTCGCCGGCGCCGACGAGGCCGAAAGCCTGGACATCGCCCGGCGGGTCAGTGCCGCGCTCACCACGACCGCCCGCCGGATCGTCCAGGCGCGACGGCCCGCGTTCGTGGTCGCCAAGGGCGGGATCACCTCGTCCGACGTCGCCACCGTCTCGCTGGGCATCGACCGCGCGTGGGTCCGCGGGTCGATGCTGCCCGGGATCGTGTCGCTGTGGGAGCCGGTCTCCGGCCCCGCGCGCGGACTTCCCTACGTCGTGTTCGCCGGCAACGTCGGCGACGAGAACTCACTGGCGGATGTCATCGACCGGCTGGAGGCACTGTGA
- a CDS encoding CaiB/BaiF CoA transferase family protein: MTDAFDGIRILDFTQLEQGPSATQVLADFGAEVIKVERIDKGEIGRFQPPFLAGGYSPHWSATNRNKKSISVDVKSTAGRDLIHTLAKDADIVASNFRPGVMDRLGLGWEQLSKINPRIIVAYASGYGLSGPYTHRRGQDLAAQAISGLMALTGSQDTGPVPTGTFMIDYLASMQFAQGMMIALAAREKTGRGQVVDSNLLNAAITSHLQEGTTYLNTGQRFDRPGAGIAHAHNTALYGYYEAADGLWFTLIGEFYVDQQWQRAARACDLPREVAEDPRFQTIEGLREHPRETHGLLADAIAKYPRAEIMARFEAEDVLVAPVHDYDAVFDDPQVRHNGLVLESEVDGVGPVKFVGMPVSLSDTPARLRHVPPTIGEHNDDVLTAAGLSPQRIAELKAAGVVGSERDRERAGGAAAWS; the protein is encoded by the coding sequence ATGACCGACGCGTTCGACGGCATCCGCATCCTCGATTTCACCCAGCTCGAACAGGGCCCCTCGGCGACCCAGGTCCTCGCCGACTTCGGCGCCGAGGTGATCAAGGTGGAGCGGATCGACAAGGGTGAGATCGGCCGGTTCCAGCCGCCGTTCCTCGCCGGCGGCTACAGCCCGCACTGGTCGGCGACCAACCGGAACAAGAAGAGCATCAGCGTCGACGTCAAATCCACGGCCGGACGGGACCTGATCCACACTCTCGCCAAGGACGCCGACATCGTCGCGAGCAACTTCAGGCCCGGCGTGATGGACCGCCTCGGGTTGGGCTGGGAACAGTTGTCGAAGATCAACCCCCGGATCATCGTCGCCTACGCCTCCGGGTACGGGCTGTCCGGTCCCTACACGCACCGGCGCGGCCAGGACCTCGCCGCACAGGCGATCAGCGGGCTCATGGCACTGACCGGCAGCCAGGACACCGGACCGGTGCCGACCGGCACCTTCATGATCGACTACCTGGCCTCGATGCAGTTCGCCCAGGGCATGATGATCGCGCTGGCCGCCCGCGAGAAGACCGGCCGCGGTCAGGTCGTCGACTCCAACCTGCTCAACGCCGCCATCACCAGCCACCTGCAGGAAGGCACCACCTACCTCAACACCGGGCAGCGGTTCGACCGCCCTGGAGCTGGCATCGCGCACGCTCACAACACCGCCCTATACGGCTACTACGAAGCCGCCGACGGCCTGTGGTTCACCCTCATCGGCGAGTTCTACGTGGACCAGCAGTGGCAACGCGCCGCCCGGGCCTGCGACCTCCCGCGGGAGGTCGCCGAGGACCCGCGCTTCCAGACCATCGAAGGCCTGCGCGAACATCCCCGGGAGACACACGGCCTGCTCGCCGACGCCATCGCGAAGTACCCGCGCGCGGAGATCATGGCCCGCTTCGAAGCCGAGGACGTGCTCGTCGCACCCGTCCACGACTACGACGCCGTGTTCGACGACCCGCAGGTCCGGCACAACGGACTGGTACTCGAATCCGAAGTGGACGGTGTCGGTCCGGTCAAGTTCGTCGGCATGCCCGTCTCCCTCTCCGACACGCCCGCCCGGCTGCGCCACGTCCCGCCCACCATCGGAGAGCACAACGACGACGTCCTCACCGCCGCCGGCCTGAGCCCGCAGCGGATCGCCGAACTCAAAGCCGCCGGTGTCGTCGGCTCCGAACGCGACCGCGAACGCGCCGGCGGCGCCGCCGCCTGGTCCTGA
- the denD gene encoding D-erythronate dehydrogenase, translated as MTTRIVITGGSGFLGTLLARRLLAGPVALGGTAPAEVGELVLADLVPPQEDLSTDPRVRPLVGELGDTVPELGEVDAIFHLAGVVSGAAEADFDLGMRTNLDGTRALLEYARGLPAPPVLVFSSSLAVFGNDPALPPLDVVDDDTVPRPQSSYGIQKFIGEQLVADYTRKGFARGRSVRLMTVSVRPGKPNAAASSFLSGIIREPLAGERAVCPVPADTPIALSSPRRTLEGLLRAAEVDEATWGSRTAMNLPALTTTPRDMAAALDRVAGAGTSDLIDWTDDPLIGVIVRSWPAVFRTPRAHSLGLEPEQSFDDIVRDYLNDNPGARS; from the coding sequence GTGACCACACGGATCGTGATCACTGGAGGTTCCGGATTCCTCGGCACGCTCCTCGCCCGGCGGCTGCTGGCCGGCCCCGTGGCGCTCGGCGGAACGGCTCCCGCCGAGGTCGGCGAGCTGGTCCTCGCCGACCTCGTCCCGCCCCAGGAAGACCTGTCCACCGACCCCCGGGTGCGGCCGCTCGTCGGCGAACTCGGCGACACCGTGCCGGAACTCGGCGAGGTGGACGCGATCTTCCACCTCGCCGGAGTGGTCAGCGGCGCCGCCGAAGCCGATTTCGACCTCGGCATGCGCACCAACCTCGACGGCACCCGTGCCCTGCTGGAGTACGCACGCGGCCTGCCGGCCCCACCGGTGCTGGTGTTCTCCAGCTCGCTCGCGGTGTTCGGCAACGACCCCGCGCTGCCGCCGCTGGACGTAGTGGACGACGATACGGTGCCGCGGCCGCAGTCCAGCTACGGAATCCAGAAGTTCATCGGGGAGCAGCTGGTGGCCGACTACACCCGCAAGGGTTTCGCGCGCGGCCGGTCGGTGCGGCTGATGACGGTGTCCGTCCGGCCCGGTAAACCGAACGCCGCCGCGTCGAGCTTCCTGTCCGGCATCATCCGCGAACCACTGGCAGGGGAGCGCGCGGTGTGCCCCGTCCCCGCCGACACGCCGATCGCGCTGTCCTCACCCCGGCGCACGCTCGAGGGCCTGCTGCGCGCCGCCGAAGTGGACGAGGCCACCTGGGGCAGCCGCACCGCGATGAACCTGCCCGCCCTCACCACCACACCCCGCGACATGGCCGCCGCGCTCGACCGCGTCGCCGGCGCCGGCACCAGCGACCTCATCGACTGGACCGACGACCCGCTCATCGGCGTGATCGTGCGCAGCTGGCCCGCCGTGTTCCGCACCCCCCGTGCGCACTCCCTCGGCCTGGAGCCCGAACAGTCCTTCGACGACATCGTCCGCGACTACCTCAATGACAACCCAGGAGCCCGATCATGA
- a CDS encoding DUF993 family protein — MTTLASTDLVLPTAGGGTVRHAMHEPVDYPRHPAPFTSRTVLAAAHVVADARADYQPGQAPPIDWEATIAFRKHLFSYGIGIAEAMDTTERGPGGLQWPQAKELIRLGVAAAREAGAACVAGAGTDQITSPRPALSEIVDAYTEQLEFVQAQGSAAVIRASHALVAAAKSEDDYLGVYRDVLARTDKPAIVHWLGTGFDPTLAGYWGHTDVRRAMDVVIDMARENADRLEGIKFSLLDEELEKEFRRRLPTGVKVFTGDDYGYTNLLLGDGAHHSHGLLGVLDPLAPIASAAFTALDAGDEQGFADTLNASIPMAVKMFEAPADRYKVGTVFVAWLSGHQDHFRMVTGREGMRSLQHLTDLFVLTDALGLFPDPELAANRMRLLLAVGGVE; from the coding sequence GTGACCACTCTCGCCTCGACCGACCTCGTGCTGCCCACCGCCGGCGGCGGCACCGTCCGGCACGCCATGCACGAACCGGTCGACTACCCGCGCCATCCCGCACCGTTCACCTCGCGCACCGTGCTCGCGGCCGCGCACGTCGTCGCCGACGCCCGCGCCGACTACCAGCCCGGTCAGGCGCCGCCGATCGACTGGGAAGCTACGATCGCCTTCCGCAAGCACTTGTTCAGCTACGGCATCGGCATCGCGGAAGCCATGGACACCACCGAACGCGGCCCTGGCGGGCTGCAGTGGCCGCAGGCGAAGGAACTGATCCGGCTCGGTGTGGCCGCCGCCCGCGAGGCGGGCGCGGCCTGCGTCGCCGGCGCCGGTACCGACCAGATCACCTCGCCCCGTCCGGCTCTGTCCGAAATCGTCGACGCCTACACCGAACAGCTCGAGTTCGTGCAGGCGCAGGGCAGCGCCGCGGTGATCCGCGCCAGTCACGCGCTGGTTGCCGCCGCGAAGTCGGAGGACGACTACCTCGGGGTCTACCGGGACGTGCTCGCCAGGACCGACAAACCCGCGATCGTGCACTGGCTGGGCACCGGCTTCGACCCCACACTCGCCGGCTACTGGGGACACACCGACGTGCGCCGCGCGATGGATGTCGTCATCGACATGGCGCGGGAGAACGCCGACCGCCTCGAAGGCATCAAGTTCAGCCTGCTCGACGAGGAACTGGAAAAGGAGTTCCGCCGCCGCCTGCCCACCGGGGTCAAGGTGTTCACTGGCGACGACTACGGCTACACGAACCTGCTGCTGGGCGACGGGGCGCACCACAGCCACGGCCTGCTCGGCGTGCTCGACCCCCTCGCGCCCATCGCCTCGGCCGCGTTCACCGCCCTCGACGCCGGGGATGAGCAGGGCTTCGCCGACACCCTGAACGCCTCGATCCCCATGGCGGTCAAGATGTTCGAGGCGCCCGCCGACCGGTACAAGGTCGGCACGGTCTTCGTCGCCTGGCTTTCCGGGCACCAGGACCACTTCCGGATGGTCACCGGCCGGGAAGGCATGCGGTCACTGCAGCACCTGACCGACCTGTTCGTCCTCACCGACGCACTCGGCCTGTTCCCCGACCCCGAACTCGCCGCGAACCGCATGCGGCTGTTGCTCGCCGTCGGAGGGGTGGAGTGA
- a CDS encoding MFS transporter, whose amino-acid sequence MTTGNEAAAPAGSEGRRPAGDSGTVRTPAQVRRVALAGGIGTLIEYYDYALYGYVSTIIAPLFFPGSDPVASLLAVLAVFALSYVVRPLGGIFFGWVGDRYGRRQALMVTVIGIGVANTAIGVLPTYAVAGVLAPVLLVLVRVAQGFFAGGEVGGAATVIAEAAPRGKRARYGAFTPMGTNGGFAIASAAIGIVSGVLATQQLNTWGWRIPFLIGLPLTVVCYFARRMLPDIDQKVSLGKHGFPLVTALKSYPGSLLQATALGVGVQGAAYIGSTFISIYLVSNLHYPKSPVYWITAGVTLFAVALMPFTGRLADRIGTFKVATIGLAGYAIVTYPAFLLMDIGNLGLAALGYVAIMVNMAFLQVASFTLTPRLFPDEVRYTGTALATNISVVIAGGTAPYVATWLVQQTHDLRSPYYFVATTCLIGLIAIATMRKRLASDFAAAGAR is encoded by the coding sequence ATGACCACCGGCAACGAAGCCGCCGCCCCTGCCGGAAGCGAGGGCCGCCGACCCGCCGGCGATTCCGGAACCGTCCGCACCCCGGCGCAAGTCCGTCGCGTCGCCCTTGCCGGCGGCATCGGCACCCTCATCGAGTACTACGACTACGCCCTCTACGGCTACGTCTCGACGATCATCGCGCCACTGTTCTTCCCCGGCAGCGACCCGGTCGCGTCCCTGCTGGCGGTGCTGGCCGTGTTCGCACTGTCCTATGTGGTCCGCCCGCTCGGCGGGATCTTCTTCGGCTGGGTCGGCGACCGCTACGGGCGCAGGCAGGCGCTGATGGTCACGGTGATCGGCATCGGTGTGGCCAACACCGCGATCGGCGTGCTGCCGACCTACGCCGTGGCCGGGGTACTGGCACCGGTCCTGCTCGTGCTCGTGCGCGTCGCCCAAGGGTTCTTCGCCGGCGGGGAGGTCGGCGGCGCCGCGACGGTGATCGCCGAAGCAGCGCCCCGGGGCAAGCGGGCCCGCTACGGCGCCTTCACCCCCATGGGCACCAACGGCGGCTTCGCGATCGCCTCGGCCGCCATCGGCATCGTCTCCGGCGTGCTGGCCACCCAGCAGCTCAACACCTGGGGCTGGCGCATCCCGTTCCTGATCGGTCTGCCGCTGACCGTCGTCTGCTACTTCGCCCGCCGCATGCTGCCCGACATCGACCAGAAGGTCTCGCTCGGCAAGCACGGCTTCCCGCTCGTGACGGCGCTGAAGAGCTACCCCGGTTCGCTGCTGCAGGCCACCGCCCTCGGAGTCGGCGTCCAGGGCGCGGCCTACATCGGATCGACCTTCATCAGCATCTACCTGGTGTCCAACCTGCACTACCCCAAGTCGCCGGTGTACTGGATCACCGCCGGCGTAACTCTCTTCGCCGTGGCACTGATGCCCTTCACAGGGCGCCTCGCCGACCGCATCGGCACGTTCAAGGTCGCCACGATCGGGCTCGCCGGGTACGCGATCGTCACCTACCCCGCGTTCCTGCTGATGGACATCGGCAACCTCGGCCTGGCAGCGCTCGGCTACGTCGCGATCATGGTGAACATGGCGTTCCTGCAGGTCGCCTCGTTCACCCTGACGCCCCGCCTGTTCCCCGACGAGGTCCGCTACACCGGCACCGCGCTGGCCACCAACATCTCCGTCGTCATCGCCGGCGGCACCGCGCCCTACGTGGCCACCTGGCTCGTCCAGCAGACCCACGACCTGCGCTCGCCCTACTACTTCGTCGCCACGACGTGCCTGATCGGCCTGATCGCGATCGCCACCATGCGCAAGCGGCTCGCCTCCGACTTCGCCGCGGCGGGCGCGCGGTGA